The stretch of DNA ATAAGTTCCAGCACAAGCGGACGTGGAAGCGATCCATCCAATACAACGGTATTCCAATGCTGCTTATTCATGTGATAGCCCGGAATTATTGCTTCATGCTGCTCCCTAAGCTCAACAGCGCGCTCCGGATCACATTTTAGATTTATGGAAAGAGGCGTGTTATCGAGCCCCACCAACCC from Williamwhitmania taraxaci encodes:
- a CDS encoding MmcQ/YjbR family DNA-binding protein — its product is MDIDDLRGYCLSKPYTSEGFPFDNDTLVFKVAEKIFGLVGLDNTPLSINLKCDPERAVELREQHEAIIPGYHMNKQHWNTVVLDGSLPRPLVLELIDQSYSLVYCSLPQKTRSMLEGW